In a single window of the Anguilla rostrata isolate EN2019 chromosome 4, ASM1855537v3, whole genome shotgun sequence genome:
- the LOC135252310 gene encoding E3 ubiquitin-protein ligase RNF126-like, which produces MAEAPLRPSRFFCHRCSAEISPRLPDYTCPQCDSGFIEELPEERSAENGTTSTATSSDQNRHPFENVDQHLFTFPPGYGQFALGVFDETFDFGAGLSSEDNRETESRRERELASRQRYGARQPRGRHVPRRQPGRHEGVPTLEGIIQQLVNGIIAPTAMPNIGVGPWGVLHSNPMDYAWGANGLDAIITQLLNQFENTGPPPADREKIKNLPTVQVTEEHVGSGLECPVCKEDYSAGENVRQLPCNHLFHNDCIVPWLEQHDTCPVCRKSLSGQNTATNPPGLSGMNFSSSSSSSSSSSPGNDNTSSNS; this is translated from the exons GATTACACATGTCCCCAGTGTGATTCAGGATTCATTGAGGAGCTACCAGAAGAAAGAAG CGCTGAAAATGGGACCACGTCCACAGCTACCAGCAGCGATCAGAACCGGCATCCGTTTGAG aatGTGGACCAGCACTTGTTTACATTCCCCCCCGGGTACGGCCAGTTCGCTCTCGGGGTCTTCGACGAGACCTTCGACTTTGGAGCGGGGCTGTCGTCCGAGGACAACAGGGAAACGGAGAGCCGGCGGGAACGCGAGCTGGCGTCACGGCAACGGTACGGCGCCAGGCAACCACGCGGGCGCCATGTCCCGCGGCGGCAACCGGGAAGACATGAGGGAGTGCCCACGTTAGAGGG AATAATTCAGCAGCTAGTCAACGGGATAATCGCTCCAACAGCAATGCCAAATATTGGTGTGGGACCCTG GGGCGTGCTGCACTCAAACCCAATGGACTATGCATGGGGTGCCAACGGGCTTGATGCAATTATCACACAG TTATTAAACCAGTTTGAGAACACCGGACCTCCCCCAGCGGACAGAGAGAAGATCAAGAACCTTCCCACAGTCCAGGTCACAGAGGAGCACGTGG GCTCAGGTCTCGAATGTCCAGTGTGTAAAGAGGACTACAGTGCAGGGGAAAACGTTAGGCAACTTCCATGCAATCATTTGTTTCACAATGACTGTATAGTACCTTGGCTGGAACAG CACGACACGTGTCCAGTGTGCCGGAAAAGCCTAAGCGGACAGAACACAGCCACCAATCCTCCAGGTCTATCAGGGATGaacttctcctcttcctcctcctcttcctcatccagCTCGCCCGGCAATGACAACACCTCCAGCaattcgtaa
- the bsg gene encoding basigin, whose product MALLWVFGVFLMFLFRASALTAGFIKSPLSQMKLVEDSAELHCEVTGDPIPEVQWWYIEGEEPNETFTHLFDGAWGDRVRINATYVHHATSALRVSELAPSDTGTYECRASNDPDRNDLRRTPKVKWIRSQANVIVFEYPLILISPPEVNNVTSAVLTCNLTNPLSAVKGHYWAKNGKVIEATKVDTSETYTEYNMPKIDSHSGGEYSCVFLCTPEVSNKILVKTPLHVAAYKHSEHGNENDKGALVCVSHSYPLPTDWKWYAVRGENGEKKVPIERTDYDIKSTPNKTTLYIYNLDIQQDMGDYVCYGEGEMGWATDQIHLRVRSRLAALWPFLGIVAEVIVLITIIFIYEKRRKPDDITDDDDSGSAPLKSNSSTNHKEKNVRQRNSN is encoded by the exons ATGGCGCTGCTGTGGGTTTTCGGTGTTTTCCTGATGTTCTTGTTCAGAGCCAGTGCCCTGACAG CGGGATTCATCAAATCCCCCCTGTCCCAGATGAAGCTGGTAGAGGACAGTGCGGAGCtgcactgtgaggtcacaggcgACCCCATCCCCGAGGTGCAGTGGTGGTACattgagggggaggagcctaaCGAGACCTTCACGCACCTCTTTGACGGGGCGTGGGGGGACCGGGTGCGGATCAACGCCACGTACGTCCACCACGCCACCAGCGCCCTCCGCGTCTCCGAGCTCGCGCCCAGCGACACGGGCACCTACGAGTGCCGGGCCTCCAACGACCCGGACCGCAACGACCTCCGGAGGACCCCCAAAGTCAAGTGGATCCGCTCGCAGGCCAACGTTATCGTTTTCGAGT ACCCTTTGATCTTGATCAGCCCTCCCGAGGTGAACAATGTGACCTCAGCGGTTCTCACCTGCAACCTCACCAATCCGCTGTCGGCCGTCAAAGGTCACTACTGGGCCAAAAACGGGAAGGTGATCGAGGCGACCAAGGTGGACACTTCGGAGACATACACCGAGTACAA CATGCCGAAGATTGACAGCCACTCTGGAGGAGAGTACAGCTGTGTCTTTCTCTGCACTCCAGAGGTCAGCAACAAGATTTTGGTGAAAA ctcccctccACGTCGCCGCGTACAAGCACTCTGAGCACGGCAACGAGAACGACAAGGGCGCGCTGGTGTGCGTGAGCCACAGCTACCCGCTGCCCACCGACTGGAAGTGGTACGCCGTCCGCGGGGAGAACGGGGAGAAAAAGGTAC ccatcgAACGGACGGACTACGACATCAAGAGCACGCCCAACAAGACCACGCTGTACATCTACAACCTGGACATCCAGCAGGACATGGGCGACTACGTGTGCTACGGCGAGGGCGAGATGGGCTGGGCCACGGACCAGATCCACCTGCGCGTGCGCAGCCGCCTGGCCGCCCTCTGGCCCTTCCTGGGCATCGTGGCCGAGGTCATCGTCCTCATCACCATCATCTTCATCTACGAGAAGAGGAGAAAGCCGGACGACATTACCGACG ATGACGACTCAGGCTCCGCCCCACT GAAGAGCAACTCCTCCACCAACCACAAAGAGAAAAACGTGCGACAGAGGAACTCCAATTAA